In Centroberyx gerrardi isolate f3 chromosome 7, fCenGer3.hap1.cur.20231027, whole genome shotgun sequence, the sequence TTTGCCTGCTTTTCTACATaacagttttatgtttttttctaagttcTCAGTGTAAACTTTCTGTTTAAAACAAGATACATGTTAGATAAGTCAGTTTGGTCAGTTTGGCAGTTCTTGGATCAGTTTGCTGCAGAATCTTATAAATCCTTTTTGGTATTTTAGGTCTCAACAGGAGAGACAGCAAGGAGGGAAATCATGAAATATCCTGATAGAAAGCAGAAAACAGTTCATAGGGGACAGAAAGTAGAGTGAAAGGTTGTTACCACAATCATAAGAGCAGAGAAAATCCTCCACAGGTTAGGAATCTATTCACTGATGTTACTCTGTAAGTAAAGCAGGATTTAAATGGTCATGTGTTGACCAGGTTgaggaatcctgacctgagagtctccagtctacagtgtggactctccagtccagcagagagcagcttcagtcctgaatcctgcagctcgttgttactcaggtccagctctctcagactagaggactgggagctgagaactgaggccagagcttcacagcttctctctgacagctgacagacactcagcctgaaggacaagaaaAGATATGGAAATATTATTCTCttatattttaatgtcaatgttgtctgtgatttttctttcaaataatTACTGTTAATAATGTTGATTGATGTTTcccttatctaaaagcagagttcacAGTGTTCTTTGCATGGTGCTGTAGTTCATTGAACTGAGTGCAGCACTAACAACGCCAGAGatgctggtttgattcccactgggttCACCCATGTTAAAACTGTATTCACACATGGTGCTGCAAGGTGATTTGGATCAATACATCCACCAAATGGTCTATGCTATGTTAtagggctgaacgatattgacaaaaagtATAATTGTAATCGtcatttaaactgcgattcaatATCATCgcaagtttttcttgtttttttagaactttaaaattgtttaaataaaagtgattttattaaaaaaatagatgtcagtgtgcaggatttactgagattgagtctgatgaaaggttttcaccaatactgcacttgattcatggaccaaataTTACCCAAAATATCTTGttgagaaatccattttggacgcttcTCTCTCTTAATGTTGTGTTCGTTTCATGTTAATTAATTCTGTGTTCCTGGTCCAAAATGACCGCCCCATTATAGCTGATTATAAAtccataataatacatatattatCACCTAATGTTGTGTTAGATCTTTTTATCAACTTAAGTTCTTGTGAACATTACAAGTTTTGAACTTCTATTTGCTATTTATGGCCTGTAGGCCTCATTGACCTGAGCTCATACAATTCGTttctgagtaaaaaaaaaaagcataatgtatggattatttTGACTATAACAAATACTCAGATGAAACATATTGTGCTATTTATCACAGActactttgtgtcaaagtttaacaaggacatttgttttgaaaccatttcaaatttttaaataGTGGCACAAAATAACATCTGTTGTGTTCCCGGTCAACCAGTATGATTTTATTAGTAAAGAAAGGACATAGGCCCAAAactacacatgaaaacacaactgtgtgtgtgtgtgtgtgtgtgtgtgtgtgctcaaacacacatgcatgtggggGTCTGGGAGAGGAAGTGTGTCCATCTGATGAATAGGCATGTGCCTGAACTCAATTTTATACACTAACTGtagtctcccattcatttctaatgaccGGTCAGTTTTGACCGGGAACACCACAGGTGtacaaaagttaaataaaacacccaaaatgtaatgaaaattatcaacatttattttgtgtgttcagCTGCCCTGTGTGGACAGAGTCATGGAACCTTATGACAATCAGATTAAATGAACTACatttttcagagagaaaacttGTAAATCGGTCCAATTCGACACAACAGGAGGGTTAAGCaattaactgcagcctctgcgatttggaaattgcagaagttcaaattgcatttttttttttggttaattGTTCAACTCTACTATGTTATGCTTTACAGAAAGCCATTAAGAAGAATGGCAAGATATATGAAGCAGATTTAAatctacactaagcgattttccgaccactagagggagacagaaaccacaacacattttgtaaacacacagcaaacctgctgtgctacagaagcccttaaggacaaaccgtgcataaaggctaacggcTAAaacaaacgtacctacggagaaatgtcGCCGGtcgccagatttttctcccgctgaaggtcacatgacccacaatgacaagtgaagaggcaggtagcaagtttactagttgaaaacgtttccccgctcgcttcatcgattccaacATTACGAgactttttttcagggatgggagggggagagcgccgctttcatacagcgagagaggagacaagctagttttaaaaaaaggaaaagctgttCGGTCCGAacttgacaacaagctttagaaaagaggtgaaaacaacaacacagctggcccgcgtgtgtggctacTGGTTTATATCAtgacgtctcacggaaatctccacatagcacacgttagtttcaggattggttacagggtctgaaatcacttagtgcaagtttaaagtgttttaaaagaTGATAGTGAATTTGCCAGTCCAAGTCCCTCAGGAAAGCATTCCACAGTCTAGAGGCCATGATGGCAAAAGTGTTTCCACCTTTAGTCTGGAGTTTAGACTGAGTGTCAGTCAGAAGGACCTGAAGATCTCAGCTTGCTCTCCAGCTCAGACAGAACTAAGAGTTCTGCAGTGTAACTCAGGGCCAAAACTACTCAAACTCTGTGAAATCTTCATATTAATTCTTCATCAGCCGGTACCCAGTGGAAATATGCTAAATCTGGGATATATGATCTCTGCTTCACACCAGTTAAAGTCCTAGCTGCTCTATTCTGAACAAGCTGGATATGTGACAGTGAATCTTGactgagacaggaagagagaggtgcagTAATATAAATGACATGAGATCAAAGCATGGAGGATCTTCTCTCAGTCCTCCAGGTTCATGGCTGTGTATGAATTTGGatcagaacaaaacacattctggAAAATGCAGAACATTATGTtcagtgaaattgaaaatgccaATGTAAAATGGTTCTGGAGTCCTGATGTAAAACCTGCAGAGTCTCTCTTTGCAGATtcaggaatactgacctgagagagtTTTGAGAACAgggaccttagtttggagaaatgtgtcaaatcaattgaggaaaactgtgaatggatcttacctgagagtctccagtctacagtgtggactctccagtccagcagagagcagcttcagtcctgaatcctgcaggttgttgttactcaggtccagctctctcagactagaggactgggagctgagaactgaggccagagcttcacagcttctctctgacagctgacagtcactcagcctgaaggagaattagtgatgaagacaaacaacaactttaaaatgttttccattttgtacTCACATCACATTCTAATAAAGTTAATATATCCAGTTATCTTTTCACCTACAGAGCTTTATTGGAgtctttgaccactggcagcagcctcagaagagcctcctctgaagcagagtatttcttcaggtcaaactcatccagcttctcttctgatgacagtaacatgaagaccagagccgaccactgagcaggggagagtctgtctgtggagagacttcctgatctcaggtactgttggatctcctccactagagaacggtcattcagctcattcagacagtggaacagattgatgcttctctctggagacggattctccctgatcttctccttgatgtactggactgtttcccAATTGGTCTGTGATCTTCTTCCTGTCTGTTTCAGCAGGTCTCGTAGGAGATCctgattggtctccagtgaaagacccaggaggaagcggaggaacaagtccaggtgtccatttggactctgtaaggccttgtcaGTAGCAATCCTGTGGACCTTTGTTGCAGATGTTTTGCTGAAAAACCGCATATTTTTGAGCTGAGGTTCAGCCATCACATTCTTGTTGCTGTTGATGAGTGACAGGACCacatgaacagcagccagaaactcctgaatgctcagatggacaaagctgAACATCTTGTAGTTGTCCTTTGGCCGGTCCTGCTTTTTAAAGATCtctgtgaacactcctgagtactgTGAGGCTTCAGTGAAGTTAATGCCACTCTTTTTTAGGTCCTTCTCATAGAAGATCAGATTGCCTTCCTCCAGCTGGTGAAAAGCCAGTTTTGCAAGTGACTGAATGTACTGAATGCAGTTTTTTGCGCCATACTTCTTTTTTGTCCGATCAATCTGAAACACCAGGAACTTtgtgtacatctcagtcagggtcttgggcaggtcttctctctcactggttttcaacagatcctccagaactgtagcagagatccagcagaagactgggatgtggcacatgatgtggaggcttcgtgaagtcttgatgtgggagatgattcttctggcctgctcctcatctctgaatctcttcctgaagtactcctccttctgtgggtcagtgaagcctctcacctctgtcaccatgtcaacaaagtctccagggatctgattggctgctgcaggtcgtgtggttatccagaggcgagcagagggaagcagtttccccttgatgaggtttgtcagcagtaCTTCTACTCTGGTTGACTCTGTCACATCAATAGAGCACTCTTCATTGGCAGTGAAGTCTAGTTGAAGGCGGCTCTCATCCAGTCCGTCCAACACAAACAGAAGTTTAAATTTACTCttgttgtagtttttgtttCCTGACTTCTGTAGTTCTGTGAAGATTTCATTAAGAGCCTCCTCCTTGATGTCTTTGGTTTCCCAGATACATTCGTGAATTAGTTCTGCAAAACGAAACCTTTCTCCTTTCAGTGAATTCAGCTGGCGGAAGGTGAAGGGGAATATGAGATGAACATCTTGATTGGCTCTCTCTTTAGTCCAGTCCAGGATGAACTTGTGCACAAGGAACGTTTTGCCGATTCCTGCAATCCCATTGGTCAGTACTGTTCTTAtggatgtgtgttttccagAAGGGTGTTTGAAGATGTCGCTGGGTTTGATTGATTCCTCTGTGTCCGCTGGCTTTCTTGATGCCATCTCAATCTGcctgacctcatgctgcatGTTGATGTGTATGATACGCCCGTCTGTGATGTAGAGCTCTGTGTAGATATCATCCAGAGGTTTCTTATCCTCCCTGTCTAACCATCCTTCTTGTGCACACATAAAACTGTCCTGGAGGTTAGATTGGAGCTTTTGTTGGTACCATGTGACGAGTCGTTGAGGCTCTGTTGTTCTCACCAGCAAATCTGTGTAGAGCAAAGTAACATCCATaaaaaaactaaactacaacTAAAAGTATTAGGCTCTTTTGCAGGTAGCAGCACTAAACAGATGCTTGTGAGACAAATAAAAACTAATTTGAAGCTCAGTGCTTTTTTTTGCTAAAAG encodes:
- the LOC144539500 gene encoding NACHT, LRR and PYD domains-containing protein 3-like, producing the protein MATDKEKLSKTKRLLIKTLEDLGDEDFKNFKWELQQDDILEGFPAIPKSRLEKADRRGTVDQMVQTYNKNTLEVTKKVLMRINRNDLVQSLSNNSSGLKGDVSDVGETSENRGSSSSQPQSAPLPHLPTDSSQTEDLLVRTTEPQRLVTWYQQKLQSNLQDSFMCAQEGWLDREDKKPLDDIYTELYITDGRIIHINMQHEVRQIEMASRKPADTEESIKPSDIFKHPSGKHTSIRTVLTNGIAGIGKTFLVHKFILDWTKERANQDVHLIFPFTFRQLNSLKGERFRFAELIHECIWETKDIKEEALNEIFTELQKSGNKNYNKSKFKLLFVLDGLDESRLQLDFTANEECSIDVTESTRVEVLLTNLIKGKLLPSARLWITTRPAAANQIPGDFVDMVTEVRGFTDPQKEEYFRKRFRDEEQARRIISHIKTSRSLHIMCHIPVFCWISATVLEDLLKTSEREDLPKTLTEMYTKFLVFQIDRTKKKYGAKNCIQYIQSLAKLAFHQLEEGNLIFYEKDLKKSGINFTEASQYSGVFTEIFKKQDRPKDNYKMFSFVHLSIQEFLAAVHVVLSLINSNKNVMAEPQLKNMRFFSKTSATKVHRIATDKALQSPNGHLDLFLRFLLGLSLETNQDLLRDLLKQTGRRSQTNWETVQYIKEKIRENPSPERSINLFHCLNELNDRSLVEEIQQYLRSGSLSTDRLSPAQWSALVFMLLSSEEKLDEFDLKKYSASEEALLRLLPVVKDSNKALLSDCQLSERSCEALASVLSSQSSSLRELDLSNNNLQDSGLKLLSAGLESPHCRLETLRLSVCQLSERSCEALASVLSSQSSSLRELDLSNNELQDSGLKLLSAGLESPHCRLETLRLSGCLLTEEGCASLASALSSNPSHLRELDLSYNHPGASGVKLLSAGLEDPHWRLDSLSVDHGGVQRLKPGLRKYACELTLDPNTAHRNLFLSEDNRKVTEVREEQPYPDHPERFDFWKQLLCRNGLTGRCYWEVERKGGVHIGVTYRGIRRRGEGVDCVLGRNEKSWSLSCSDHSYSVCHNNRRTVISSLSSSGSNRVAVYLDWSAGSLSFYRVSSDSLIHIHTFHSTFTEPLYPGFGFRSGSGSSVSLVR